The DNA region CAAGTCCACTGACTGCTCATGTGTCTTCTGATTTTTCTGAAATTTTTACACAACAACTTTTCAATCAAATGCTCTCTTGAACATTGATTATAAGCTTTTCAAAATACAAACATCCTAATAAGGACAAAAACTATAAGTCCACATTGCATCTATTTCTAACATAGGGGAATGAGATTATCTAGTTGATATCACAGGAACATTTCTGTAACACCACCATGAAGGTGCAGTAAGCCAGGTATATGCCCAACTGTGTATATCACCGTGGTAGAAAAACGGCTCACCATCCATATTGTAAAGTCTGAAATTTCCCCAATGACCTCCATCAGTCTTATTTAAGCCAAGACGAAGTGATATCCCTTTGAAATGATCAGAATCCCACTCATTCCACCAAGGAGCAGTTTGATCATTGCAGAAATATATGCTGTTGCTAATTCCAACTCCAAGTTCCTTTGCAGAGAAGGATGCTGAACTGCATTTTCCCAGAAATATCATTTGATCCCCCAAATCCTCAACCTTCTTCCAAGATGGCTGACAATAATCCAATGAATAAACCTCGAACTTTCGAGTCTCGAGTACCACACCTGGTTTGTTGCTAAAATACCTATGCACAAGCAAAAGCTTCCCAGAGAACTCCACAAGATATTTTAAAAATCGACTGTTATCATCACCCTGTACTAGCATCCCTTCTTGGAACTGTATCTCAGGCCCTTTTACTTCATGAAACTGCATTTCTATCTCAGAATCCCCTTGACTAATGCTAGAGTAGATGCTTTTAACATCAATTTGCCATATGTTGAATCCATCACCCAGGAGATAAAAACTTCCATTACATAATACAGCGTCCTCAAAAGGTTCACCTTTTAGTTTATGTTTACGCCATGATTGAGCCCCTGGAATCCAAAACGCCAGCTCCCGGTGCTGGCTGTGTAGAACCATACAAATGAAGTTATTCTCAGAGGGAAGCCCTGAGAGCACCATTTTATGGTAAAAGTTCCACATTGTAGGAAGACTAACTTCACTTCTTGAAAATGGATTCAACAAGTTAACTTCAAGTTGGAAAGTATCCAGATTTTTCACCAATATCAACCAATCACGAAATGATCCCCAACAATATTTTCCTTTCACCTCTGGTAACTCCAACTCCCAAATACGATTCTCCATTATACTGATACAAGTTCTAACCTCTTGGTTCTGCTGACCTGATACCAGAAGCCAAGGAAACCCATGCCTCTGGCTCTGCCAATTAGGAAGTTCTTCACCAAGAACAGAATTCCAACTCCTACAAACCTTGCTGAAGGATAAACAATCAATAAAACTCAGCTTTTCAGCAACCATCTCAAGTACACCCTGAGGGAGACTGGACCAATCTACATAGTACTTATTTTCCAATTCTCTTTTTCTGCCATATCTTGTTTTTCTGCGTTTGGCAATAAACCTTCTCTTGATAGCTTCCAACAGAAAATAAGGGGTACTTGAACCACCTGCATATccccttttcaattttctttttctatttcttattttcatccttttggcaaCACTTCTTCTGACGATAGCTTCCAGCAGAAATGGACGCATCCTGCATGATATGGATGATGCATCAAATATACAATGCAAAGATTAAGATCAGCTAGTCAGGCTTAACAGTTTTCTTAGGATGGAAGCTTTTACCAAGCTTAATGGATTTGGAAATACACTGAGCTTCGGTtaaatatcattatttttcCATAAAATTAACGATTGTGCTAATACATATAATCACTATACCAGTCCTTATAAAACAATCAGAAAGGATCCGATTTCATATAAGATATCTCAATGAATTTAGCAAGAGTGACATATCTAAATATGTAGGAAGTATACTAACTAACCATAAGAAAATCAATTTATAAAACAAATACTCATGAGTACATGAGTGTTAGGGAAACCAATAAACTATTTAGATTAGAAGAATGATATATAATGTCATTAACTTTTAGCAACCATGGTTATCTGAACCAAGACTAACTCCTGGCAAACTTCAATTTACAACATCTTGGATATTCTATTCTTTTTAGTCCATCATCACAATGTCACATGCTATTTTCCTAAAAGCTATTTGATACATCACTCAAGATTCAAGACATTAATTAGCAATTCCACACAGCAGTGTGAAGCAGACAGCCAGCTGGCCGGCCTTAAAAGACATGTTCCAAGTTAGTAAGTCATCATCTAGAACAGTGAAAGCTTGAGTGCCAAAccacaaataaaataaagaaaaaaaatatataacagaGCTGATAAATGCACACAGAGGTTGTTTGAACAGAGAGTAAGCACCAGACAGGAAAGAAAGAGTATGGGGGAGATTGAAGGTGCCCAGGGCCACCAGTGACAAGTAATGGTTTCAATGGCTGAATAAACTGCCCACAATCAGTAGGCATGAGCTCCTGAGGGTGGACAAGATGAATACATACATGCATAGTACAAATGTGAATGATGGTCAGAAATGAATGAGGGGAATTGGTTCTTATGCCAAATATGTCTAACAAATGAGGAAAACAAAAATTTAGGATAGGAAAAGTCAGGAAATGGGGTTAGTGCAAATATCCATGAAACGAAGCAACTTTGGCTGCTAATTGCAGCTCAACGTAAAAGTGCTCCACGACTTGAGTTTGGTAGTGACATTCAGCTGCAATTGATAGATAATAACCCGGCTCAAAACATTTGTAAATTTGGTAACCTATTTGCATTTTCTAGAATCCTTGAACAAAATGATGCAGAAAGTATCATAAAGTTATCAATTATCATCCAATTCATCAAAAAGGGGGGTAAAACTTATACAAGGGCTACCACCTAGTGCATTAACTTAATACATTCTAAGTAATCAATTATTCTGTCAATGGTTGTTTTGTTTACCACAATACAGGGCCATTGTACTCATAATAACAATAAACTGATGCCAATATTGGTCATCAAACATGCTATTTATAAACCAGTAGTACTCATATGGTTAAAAAACTAGTCTAAATCTAATAAAATAGTAATGCCAAATGCCAAAAACACAAATAACATGAATCAAATGTATACAACTTGTCTGAGACAATCTGATTCAGGTATTGATCAtgttgaaatttcagttttccACTTTCCACAACTCAACCTAAGAATGCTAATACAATAAAGAACTGCAAATGTTCACTCGCAAACTCGGAAAGCAAACAAGTTCCAATTTTTTTACAGAAAACACTTGTGGGTAAGAACAAGTAGAGAAAAATGCATAAACTGAAAAACCCATCAACAAAATTAAACCTTTTGGGGAAAATCTTCAAGGAAATGGAAAAACCAAGCGAGAGATGAATAATCGCAAACCTGGCACATGCAAAAGAAAAGCTCACAAGTAAGCGGAAGCAGAAACGTTCTGAATACAAAGAaccttttttttgttatttgtttttttttttgggcaatttatttattatttcttattattattattattattattattattattttttggtcTGAAAGTTGTGTATTATAgttgtttattattatttggtaatGACCAATTTAATATTAGAATAATATGTTGGTCTCAGAATAGAAGCTGGGCCTAGTTCAAGCCCAATTCATGTCTTTATTAGTTTAGTGACAAAATATACTGTCATTATTAGTTTGTTttggatcttttaatttttaagtgatgcatttttttttttgattttttaagtGATACTTGTAAGTGTTGCTCATTCCACATTTCATCACTATTCTTCTATTATTAATAGGATCAAGAGCCCTCTTCAGCATCATTATGTTGTTTATCTTCGTCATTTGTTTCGTAAAGGTAATTCAAACACATAATATTTAGCTAAGTTTGATGCCTCTACTTCGTTTCGTTGAGGGTTTGGTACGATCCACTTGAGGGTCTTTCTCCGTTATTGTTGGTGCTgcaattttttgtttatttccCTTCTAGTAccaaaaagaattttttttattaattataaaagcTATTAGAAAGTTATTTTATCTATAGCATTGGTACAAATATTTTTGACACCGTTTAAACCATTACAAAAGATCTAGTCCTCTTAtatttattatatcataaagaaatacaaataattgaaattattatttaattatggtcaaattattttatttttcatattatgaCATTTTAGTGCCATTCACCGACATGATATTTTTCAACCTTGTTACAAAATCAATTTCAGACCTACATTTGGACTCTGTAAAAGAAATTGTGAAGTAACAGAAACGATTAATTAGTGATCAGTTTGAAGTTTTGAACTTTGACTCTGGTTCAAATTGAATTAACATTTCATTTTGATGTTTGGTTTTGCAATTGGGAGTCACGCGAATTGAAATATAAGTCTGTATTAAGTGGTCCAGTCGTGAATAACTTTAGAAAATTCCATTTAGACTCGGTGCAAGTTGACAACAAAAAAAGACTCATAAAGCATATTGGTTTAGCTTTTACAATGGATCAGAGTTTTGACTCTTGACAAAtgttataatttaatttatttattgatttaggAGTCATTTGGAGTAATGGTGATTTTTTTTCAATGTATTTAACAAATTTAACAAATATGTGTTTTAAGTGAAATGACTTTCTAAActcaattataaaataaatttaaacaaATTATTAAAACAAAACCTCCGCCTAAATATTTCTTAAATAATCTAGTCGGCTTTTCTTCATGGTCCTTAATTTCGGGTCTGTGTGGCTTTGCCAATACTATTGCGAAAATACAATCAGACAACAAGCAGCTCAACTATACTGAATCAAAGGAAGAAGTCGTGGGAGAAACGGATGAAAAGAATGGCAAAGAAAATTCATATAAAGTTAGTGATCGAATGCAAGATGAAAGAGTTAGTGAAGGcaagatgaaagagaaagtaaaTGTAAAtgcataaaaaatattttgtaaaACATCTTCTAGTATTCTTGacaaagtttaatttttttcaatggGGCATAAAAATGTTGTCTATCTCTAAATTATGGAATTAGGCTAAATATAGGAAAAATGTTCAAGTTCAGGTCTCAAAATTCATACAAGTGAAGATTCTCCATCATGTTGGGCCAAACCTTCTTATAAAGAAGACTCATTTTGTCTCTTGGGTTACTAAGGATATTGACACTTCCTCCATTCTAAAATAGTAAAATGGTTGTTGTTTAAGATTATGAACACAATTTATAACCTCATTAAATTGATGTAGAACTTGACTAAAACGCTTTTATTTAAGCCGAgttatatgaaggagaaagaatgATAGTTTTTGATTAAGTAATTTGTGAAAATAGTGACAAGTGAAAATAGAAGGTGGTAAGTAAGAAATATAACATTAAATGATGATATAAGATGAAAAGAAATGTGATAAATTGTCTGgaatttctaaaacaacaaccattttgaAAATATGTTAATTATTAAAACAACAACCACTTTGAAATTAAAGAAATATTTTATTACAGGATTAATTGATTAAAGGTATCATGCTAACTAATTAATTTGGAATTACCTTCATTTGATTTAATGAGGGGTTTATGAATGACTAATTGGGGATTACAATTTGGCCCATAACCTTTTGCATGCCTTACTTGGCCGTGGCCTTTTATAAAGGGTGGTGAGTGAAGTTCAAGTGTTCAACCCTCCTTTATACCGAGTTCGGAGGTTCTAAACTTAGGAGATATATAACCCTCCAAATCTTAAGAATTTTGGTTAAAGGACTTGAAGTCTAACCCTTCAGTCAATTCGGGGTTTGAAGGTTCCAAATTTAGGAGATACtataaaaggaaaagaaaacaatTTGGAACCATAGAACGTGTCAATAAAACAAAAGCTTTTGTTAGGTATTTGAAATAGACATTAGTGCTTCAGCTTGTCATGAGTAGCACAACAAGGGCAGTTCGGAATTTCTACAGTAAAACTCATAAATCTTCCTGTCCTTTCtcaataacaacaaaaaaaatcaactttATTAAGCAGTGGACAGGATGGCTCATTGCTCAAGTATTCCTAACGTTGTAAGCATTGCAACTTGAAGACATCACTAAAGTGGGTCAAATTGTTCAACTTGGCTAGGATGCCCCATTCACCATAATACCACCATATAGCCCTCAAATGGAGATTCATTCAAAAGTCTAAGATATGGGACAGGGAAAGACAAGTAGGCTCCTTTATAATATAGTCTCGGCTCGTGTCACGTAATCATGTTAAGTAAAATATCGTGTCTATCTGTcttttcataaatatttaaatgaaTCTAATCCATTTAGTTTATTATACAATGAAAAATATACACATAATTTCAACATGAGAGAATTTAAACGTGAGAGTGAGATGTTGCGCACATCCCCTGTAAGCACTCAAAATCATGCAAAATGCCGCCCTATTAGACCTTAATTGCTCGTCAACGTTAACGTCCCATGTCCTACCTCacattttaatattattattcatCTTTTGATCCACTCCTTCAATCTCTCTTCCCACACCCTCCTCATCTTGAAAAGTGAAAAACATCCTAAATGAAACCAAAAACTCTCTTCTCCACGCTCCTCAACCCACCCTGTTCTTACCCTTTTTATTCATACATAATTTGCTTCTCTATCCTGTCCCCAACCACTTTCTCTTATGTGGATCCGAAGTTCCAAGCTTGTGAACCAAAGTCCTGTGGTAATGGCCAAAACATAAGCTACCCCTTCTACATCACAGAGAAGCAACAACCCTTTTGTGGGAATCCAGGTTTTGAGCTCACTTGTGGCAAGAATGGTTTCCCAAATTTCAACCTTATCAACATCCAATATACCGTCCAAGAAATCTTCTACAACAACCAAACACTCCGACTGTCCAACCCTGCATTTTCAGAGTCAAACGCCTCAGCATGTGTTGCTCCAACCCAGAACCTCACAGTTGGGAAATACAGGTTTCAAATTGTTCCCAACCAAAGGGATATGTTGTTGTTCTACGGCTGCAACTCAACATCGTTACCTGGGTGGATGAAAAAGCAAGAGATTGTGTGTTCTGCAGAAAACAGAACGAGTTCCGTAGTTGCCTTCTATGAGAAGGGTCAGAACTTGAGCTTAGGGTGGGAGAAGTGCAGGGGTGGAGTGGTGAATGCAACGGTGGAAGATGTTGAGAAAGGAGGGGTAAAAGAGGCACTGAGAAAAGGGTTTGTGTTGAAATGGAATGCATCTAACTGCAGCGAGTGCAAGAACAGTGGAGGAAGGTGCGGGTTCGATTTGGATCCTCAAACATACGCTTTCAGGTGCTACTGTCCTGATAGAGTTCACGCTGTAAAATGTGGTAATTCAAGTTAGACTCATCTTTCATTTTCTCAGTTTTTCAAAGTTTTCGTCATATACGGTGACTAGATAAATAGTATATTAGTAGGTTGATTTGATACAGCATGCTATTGAAAATAGTtggtggactgggcgggacataaagaagattatgtcccgcccaaaatgaacaataaaccattgacgatagccaaggcgggaaaggcaacatgacgagcttcattgccctcccttaggtgatggacccacaagccagctggaagattcctttggatttgtcttatgtgtacggggatttgggccctgattgtcaggcccaaatataggaaagatccatatcatgaccaccccctctataaaaggggaggtcatccacttgtacgggaccaactttttcagcattaatgagaatattccttttatggtagttttgctattttagtgctctgctagggtttaccttttgtctttctcttacataagcttgccctagtacagaacagttggtaatttataattataatagTCAAAGAGCGctaaaaaatatgtttaaacAAAACGTTAACCGGATATTTACATCTCATCTTATGTCGGTTTAGGCCACA from Lotus japonicus ecotype B-129 chromosome 2, LjGifu_v1.2 includes:
- the LOC130739522 gene encoding F-box protein At3g56470-like, with the protein product MRPFLLEAIVRRSVAKRMKIRNRKRKLKRGYAGGSSTPYFLLEAIKRRFIAKRRKTRYGRKRELENKYYVDWSSLPQGVLEMVAEKLSFIDCLSFSKVCRSWNSVLGEELPNWQSQRHGFPWLLVSGQQNQEVRTCISIMENRIWELELPEVKGKYCWGSFRDWLILVKNLDTFQLEVNLLNPFSRSEVSLPTMWNFYHKMVLSGLPSENNFICMVLHSQHRELAFWIPGAQSWRKHKLKGEPFEDAVLCNGSFYLLGDGFNIWQIDVKSIYSSISQGDSEIEMQFHEVKGPEIQFQEGMLVQGDDNSRFLKYLVEFSGKLLLVHRYFSNKPGVVLETRKFEVYSLDYCQPSWKKVEDLGDQMIFLGKCSSASFSAKELGVGISNSIYFCNDQTAPWWNEWDSDHFKGISLRLGLNKTDGGHWGNFRLYNMDGEPFFYHGDIHSWAYTWLTAPSWWCYRNVPVISTR